In a single window of the Rhodamnia argentea isolate NSW1041297 chromosome 2, ASM2092103v1, whole genome shotgun sequence genome:
- the LOC115726508 gene encoding probable choline kinase 1, protein MTVITNGFMEGCLPEELKTVLRSVASELGDVIDDMDSIQVSPLKGAMTNEVYQINWPLNDKPDLVKKILVRIYSEGVELFFIRDDEVQTFECISKHGQGPRLLGRFAEGKVEEFIHARSTTKLLLLFEFRGRSSVSNE, encoded by the exons ATGACGGTGATAACGAACGGATTCATGGAAGGTTGTTTGCCGGAGGAATTGAAGACGGTGCTTCGATCAGTGGCGTCCGAATTGGGGGATGTGATCGATGACATGGACTCAATTCAGGTGAGCCCTCTGAAGGGGGCCATGACTAATGAGGTGTACCAGATAAATTGGCCGTTGAACGATAAGCCGGATCTCGTCAAAAAGATTTTGGTTCGGATTTACAGCGAAGGAGTCGAGCTCTTCTTCATCCGGGACGATGAAGTGCAGACGTTTGAGTGCATATCAAAGCATGGGCAAGGGCCTCGTTTGCTCGGCCGGTTCGCGGAAGGAAAGGTGGAGGAGTTCATCCATGCGAGG AGTACCACGAAACTTCTCCTGCTCTTTGAATTTAGGGGACGTAGTTCTGTCTCGAATGAGTAA